A window of Burkholderiales bacterium contains these coding sequences:
- a CDS encoding tripartite tricarboxylate transporter substrate binding protein, which translates to MRHRIALLLLALAPAVAAAQVRRVDYPTKFVRFIVPYAPGGSSDVLARALGQKLGDALGQSFVIDNRPGAGSMIGTDVAAKATPDGYTLILSDMPHTINPSIYAHVPYDPVRNFAPVTIIGVSPMFLFANPSFQAHSVKELIALAKSQPGKIAIASGGTGATTHLAAELLRGRAGIKLNHVPYKGAGPALTDVVGGQVPLTFTSMATAAPFAKSGRLRILGVTSGKRLASFPDVPTFEESGVPIVFEHWWGVMAPAGTPRPIIDKLHEAIVKALATPDLRERFAALAVEPRTNTPEQFRALLESDLKRWAKVVKDAGIKPE; encoded by the coding sequence ATGCGCCACAGAATCGCTTTGCTGCTGCTCGCGCTCGCGCCCGCGGTCGCTGCCGCCCAGGTCCGACGCGTCGATTACCCGACCAAATTCGTGCGCTTCATCGTGCCGTATGCGCCCGGCGGCAGCTCGGATGTGCTCGCGCGCGCGCTCGGGCAGAAGCTCGGCGACGCGCTGGGGCAGAGCTTCGTCATCGACAACCGCCCGGGCGCCGGCAGCATGATCGGCACCGACGTCGCAGCGAAAGCGACACCCGACGGTTACACGCTGATCCTCTCCGACATGCCTCACACGATCAACCCGAGCATCTACGCGCACGTGCCCTACGATCCGGTGCGCAATTTCGCACCCGTTACCATCATCGGCGTGTCTCCGATGTTCCTCTTCGCGAACCCGTCGTTTCAGGCGCACAGCGTGAAAGAGCTCATCGCGCTCGCGAAATCGCAGCCCGGCAAGATCGCGATCGCGTCGGGCGGCACCGGTGCGACCACGCATCTCGCCGCCGAGCTCCTGCGAGGCCGCGCGGGCATCAAGCTCAATCATGTGCCCTATAAAGGCGCCGGGCCCGCTCTCACCGACGTCGTCGGTGGGCAGGTGCCGCTGACCTTCACTTCGATGGCGACCGCGGCGCCGTTCGCGAAATCGGGACGCCTGCGCATACTCGGCGTCACGAGCGGAAAGCGGCTCGCTTCGTTCCCCGACGTTCCGACGTTCGAGGAGAGCGGCGTGCCTATCGTGTTCGAGCACTGGTGGGGCGTCATGGCGCCCGCGGGCACCCCGCGGCCCATCATCGACAAGCTTCATGAAGCCATCGTCAAAGCGCTTGCGACGCCCGACCTGCGCGAACGCTTCGCAGCGCTCGCGGTCGAACCGCGCACGAACACCCCTGAGCAGTTTCGCGCGCTGCTCGAATCCGACCTCAAGCGCTGGGCGAAAGTGGTCAAAGACGCCGGCATCAAACCCGAATGA
- a CDS encoding M28 family peptidase encodes MDNALQEVLGAVSADEAMWSDFLALCDCGGRRAGTPSEERGIALVRERLAKIGSEVSVARVPYAAWRLDRASLDLDGVPLACNPLLGSQSTPAEGVAGEVCDVGRGTPADFERHAAAIAGRFVVVRHEYPFSTETVHRRRKLAMAMEKGAAGFIIANPFPGAGAVAGSSGRGGAAGIPAVGTDYESSVRLAAASGSHARVRVVLAAEDCAGETSALILDLPGRTRECVVLSAHVDGHDLAESAMDNATGVAAALAIARAVAPRIAECERGLRVCIFSAEEWALAGSRQYLDTMPDEERARIAFNVNLDTLGGDERFTALTSDFSKLDAYVQTVARESGLALGTHLPMMPNSDHYNFARHGIPALRLVAGFNRPDSDIRLILTRGDTRDRVEPAQFTEGARIAATLVWRALTAKSEALRDLRK; translated from the coding sequence ATGGATAACGCATTACAGGAAGTGCTTGGTGCGGTCTCCGCGGATGAAGCGATGTGGTCCGATTTCCTCGCACTGTGCGATTGCGGCGGCCGCCGCGCCGGCACGCCGAGCGAAGAGCGGGGTATTGCGCTGGTGCGCGAGCGGCTCGCGAAAATCGGCAGTGAAGTGAGTGTCGCTCGTGTGCCTTATGCCGCGTGGCGTCTCGACCGGGCGTCTCTCGATCTCGACGGCGTGCCGCTCGCATGCAATCCGCTGCTCGGATCACAGTCGACGCCGGCTGAGGGCGTCGCGGGGGAAGTGTGCGATGTGGGCCGCGGGACGCCCGCAGACTTCGAGCGACATGCCGCCGCCATCGCCGGCCGCTTCGTCGTCGTGCGGCACGAATATCCGTTCAGCACCGAGACCGTCCACCGCCGCCGCAAGCTTGCGATGGCGATGGAGAAGGGCGCGGCCGGATTCATCATCGCCAATCCGTTCCCGGGGGCAGGCGCCGTAGCAGGTTCGTCGGGACGCGGCGGCGCCGCGGGCATACCCGCGGTCGGCACCGACTATGAATCGTCCGTGCGGCTCGCAGCGGCTTCCGGCTCGCACGCACGTGTGCGTGTTGTCCTCGCTGCCGAGGACTGTGCGGGAGAGACATCGGCGCTGATCCTCGATCTGCCCGGCAGGACACGCGAATGCGTGGTGCTGAGCGCGCACGTCGATGGCCACGATCTTGCCGAAAGCGCCATGGACAATGCGACCGGTGTCGCAGCGGCGCTGGCGATCGCACGCGCGGTCGCGCCACGCATCGCTGAATGCGAACGAGGGTTGCGCGTGTGCATCTTCAGCGCGGAAGAGTGGGCTCTCGCGGGCTCCCGCCAGTATCTCGATACGATGCCCGACGAAGAGCGCGCGCGCATCGCGTTCAACGTGAACCTCGACACACTCGGCGGCGACGAGCGCTTCACCGCGCTCACCAGCGACTTTTCGAAGCTGGACGCCTACGTGCAGACTGTCGCGCGCGAATCCGGATTGGCGCTCGGAACCCACCTGCCGATGATGCCCAATTCCGACCACTACAACTTCGCGCGCCACGGCATACCGGCGCTGCGCCTCGTCGCCGGCTTCAACCGCCCCGACAGCGACATCCGTCTCATCCTGACCCGCGGCGACACCCGCGATCGCGTCGAGCCCGCCCAGTTCACCGAAGGTGCCAGGATTGCCGCAACCCTGGTATGGCGCGCGCTCACTGCCAAAAGCGAAGCCCTGCGAGACTTGCGCAAATAA